In a genomic window of Phaenicophaeus curvirostris isolate KB17595 unplaced genomic scaffold, BPBGC_Pcur_1.0 scaffold_51, whole genome shotgun sequence:
- the LOC138734057 gene encoding LOW QUALITY PROTEIN: uncharacterized protein (The sequence of the model RefSeq protein was modified relative to this genomic sequence to represent the inferred CDS: inserted 2 bases in 2 codons; deleted 4 bases in 2 codons) — SSPRRVVPTSGGEVPLFSSSPSPPPPPPPPPPPPPPPPPPPPPSPPPSPPPPXPPSPPPPPSPPPPPSPPPPPSPPPPPSPPPSPPPPPPSPPPPPSPSPPPSPSPPSPPPPPPSPPPPPPSPPPPRPPSPPPPXPPSPPPPPPSPPSPSPPPPPPSPPPPPPSPPPRPPSPPPRPPSPPPRPPSPPPRPPPPPPRPPPPPPRPPPPPPRPPPPPPHPPSPPPRPPSPPPRPPSPPPRPPSPPPPPPSPPPPPPSPPPPPPSPPPPPPSPPPPPSPPPPPSPPPPPPPPPSPPPPPSPSPPPPPFPPPSPPHPPRPPSPPPCPPSPPPPCPPSPPPRPPSCCL, encoded by the exons TCTTCACCGCGCCGGGTTGTCCCCACAAGTGGGGGTGAGGTCCCACTcttctcctcatctccatctccacctcctcctccacctcctccacctcctcctcctcctcctccacctcctccacctcctccatctcctcctccatctcctcctccac ctcctccatctcctccacctcctccatctccaccacctcctccatctccaccacctcctccatctccaccacctcctccatctcctcctccatctcctcctccacctcctccatctccaccacctcctccatctccatctcctcctccatctccatctcctcct tctcctcctccacctcctccatctcctcctccacctcctccatctcctcctccacctcgtcctccatctcctcctccac ctcctccatctccacctcctcctcctccatctccacct tctccatctccacctcctcctcctccatctccacctcctcctcctccatctccacctcctcgtcctccatctccacctcctcgtcctccatctccacctcctcgtcctccatctccacctcctcgtcctccacctccacctcctcgtcctccacctccacctcctcgtcctccacctccacctcctcgtcctccacctccacctcctcatcctccatctccacctcctcgtcctccatctccacctcctcgtcctccatctccacctcctcgtcctccatctccacctcctcctcctccatctccacctcctcctcctccatctccacctcctcctcctccatctccacctcctcctcctccatctccacctcctcctccatctccacctcctcctccatctccacctcctcctcctccacctcctccatctccacctccacctccatctccatctccacctcctcctccatttccacctccttctcctcctcatcctcctcgtcctccatctccacctccttgtcctccatctccacctcctccttgtcctccatctcctcctcctcgtcctccatCGTGCTGTCTG